cctgtaacacctgcaagtcaccttattataataataatgtatacccCGCTATCACACAGCCTGCGTGCTTTTTAACCTGTTTCTCTTACTGATTAGTTGACTGCAGTATTCTGGTCATTCCTGTTCTTTCCTTCTTGACCCCAGCTTGCTTTTTTTACCTGCATTGCTCACACCTTTTATCACATGCATTTCATACACTCAGCCGAGGCAGCCATTGCCAAGCAACCTGCTTTCATTTTGCAGAACTGTACTTCCCCTTATTACTTGGTAACAAAGTACTCAATATCAAACTTTAAATCCATTCCATAGATTTGAACTGCAAATATGTTGATTTCTATACATTTCACTTATACTTTTCCAAAGGTAATTCCTACCCCTCCAGCTGTATGCAATGAAACAAACTAATCACTTTATTAATGAAAGTTAAATAAGTAAGAACTGTTCATGGAAATAGGGTTAGCAGTTAAATAGCAAATTCAAATACATTGTTCAAGTGTTTCAGTCAGTTTAAGCTTCATCTCTTTGGAAGAAAAATACCTTTTATTGAGTTTGCTAATGGAGATTGGACAGAGAAAAAAACCAAAAGCGCTCCAAAAGCTGACAGGCTAGaagtgtacatacagtacagtgttcaTTTATATCAACAGCTGCAACACAATCCATAGTTTTTCATACATGTTGATAAAtgcttttatacagtataaaaagtataTTGCATCTATATGACTGTTTCACAATAGCTGAGTAGAATGATTTCATGCATGCAAATACCAGACAGTCAATGAAAAGCAAGCACAGTATGTCTCAAGCACATAAAGGTTTGTTCCACACTTCAATTTTCATTATTGACCTGCCTGCGGGAGACATTGTGGCTTTTATTTCAATAGCTTTCCCAATAAACTTTATGATCCCATCTGTTGCTTGTCCTCTGATGAAACCATCCACCCACTCTTGATACATTCGAATGTATAGGGCATTATCACAGGATGTTCCTACACTAAAGGACCCTATAGCGAACAAGTTTTTATACAAATTGTAATCAAATGGTACAGAAAACATCATGGCAATGCATTCGACAGGATCATTGTTCTTGATGACATCATAGGTTAAGACGCCCACAGCTCCACATGCTGTAAAACTGGTTTTGCTGAAGGAACAGACGGCCGTGGTTTTTGCATTGATGGTTGGCTGAGGAGGATCTACATTATATCCACTGAAAGTGTAAGTCCTGATGAAAAGAATAACATTACAATGATCATACGAGGGAACTGTATCTAGCAAGCTAAGATCTGTACTGCTAGAGTACCTGTGTACCTGTCCCTGTTTACTGGGGAACCCTGAGCTCCTAACAAAGGTACATTCTGTAACAGTCATTTCTGAATGGGCAGTAAGAATGGGACAAGCTGCTTTTAACTTGAATTTGTTATAACtggcactttatttttatttaagcaatGTAGTCCATGCATAAAGCAGCTGGAATATTATGGGTACCATTGACTACAAACATTAACTGCCTTGTTACTCTGAGTGAGCTTGTATTAAATATGACTGATTAGATTAGATTGGGCTAAAACTGTAATATTTCCAAGGTATGTTGCAGCAATGCCTGCTCATAACATAGGTACTGGTGTGCCATTCGATTCCAGGTTTAATAGAGAACTGACTGATGAAGTGCTGTAGGACCTGGGGACAGATGCAATCCACAATTCTATTGGATAGATGGACGGAACGATTCAGGATTGGTTTGTAGATTCACAGTTTGCATATCATCCTACCAAATCAAATCAGGAGCCTGAGAGACTGAAGCAATGCAGAGCCCAATACAGCCATGTCTAAGGGAACCCAGTCTTTGTGTTGCTGTACATGTATGTGTTTCAATATatagcatatttattttaaataatgcaataaaattGAAACTGCATCTGGCTAATCTAGCAGGATTGAATTAAATCTACTATATGGgcctgattgtgatgaaactcagTAAAACCAAATGCAAAGTGCTTTAATAGTCCTATAAAAATGGTACCTGTGTACATACCATGCTGGCAGTAGGTGAAATTAATACAGGTGTGTAAATTTGTGTGCTCTCGCATCATTATAAAATTCAGTTGTTTGCCAATCCAATACATCACTCCAAAGGCTGAAGTCTTTAGATTTCATCTAGATGGATATTATTTTAGATGACAGCTTTACAAAATGTGACTAACGACtaaatcaaaggaggttatgatttggttgtataatgcactagtGAGCTTTCACTTAGAGGACTGTGTCCAGTTGTGGTCACCACAGTACCAGAGGGAcactgtggccctggagagatTCCAGTGAAGAGaagcagactaatcccagcatGGTTTAGAGGAATGAGCCGTGAAaaaaggctgaaagaactgaatctatttagcctggaacaacgAAGAATTAGGAGGGGCAGAAGTctgtaaaatcttaaaaggagttgacaaagttaacactAACTAATACTTTTAAGCGCAGCTCAGAATCCAGGTTCCCTGTACCGGTGGTcacgttgttgatgctgaatcacttggatccttcaagacccaattcgacaaagttttgaaatctatcagctactaggaactggacgccTGTATATGTGCTGAATAGCTTCCTCTCACTCGTACATGTTCTTAAGTTCTAACAGAGAGGAACCCTCAGTTTATCCAATTTGCTAACAGAACTTCTTAAGTAAAAGCTTACAGTGCAGATATAGTAtaggtttaatgtttttttggtttgttagtGTTTGGTTTTGTACTATTTTTGTGTACTTCTGAGCAAGAGTTGTTAAATTCTAAAGATTCCATGCATATATCCCACTGTGTATCAAATGAATGCATTACCAAGAATAGactgttttcattttcaaagcaGGCAATGTTATTTATTCTGTGTAATTATAGGGCTGATAATGACAAAAAAATCCATTTGGCTTCCCTGCagaacagcttttttaaaattctgtattCATATAAAAATAATTCAGTGAAATTAAAGAAATTGCCAAACAGCCTTTGGGGTCAACAAAAAGTAGGATTATGATCACTTACCTTGGGTTTGTTAGACAGAAATCACAGTTGTTTTCAATTGAAATAGTAATATTTCTGTTTGTCTGTATATTTTTGGAGATTTCCTCTGCTGTTAAGGCTCTAAATCCAGCTGCCATCTTCACGCTGTAGCACTCTtgctaaaattcaaacaaatgcaaatgtattAGCTTATATAttatcagacagacagacagacacacacacaaaaaatactcTCTTCATAGTGATTttggggaggggatatttaaatagGAAAAGAACAACTCTGAATATCAGGAGGAGGGCTTCATgcagtgtgtggcaaagtggtgagtagatccaggtgcgtgcagtgcagagtggatacaaaacagacagacactgatttccaggtgcaagggtgtttattgatccCTGACTCCCGACTCCCACAGTAACCATCTCCGGTGTTTTCACCTGCCCTAATCTATCCCTCACAGACAATAAAAAGAGTGTTTCGACTCACAAACGACAGAGAAATGAATGAACCGTGACAAGGGAAGAGGAATAAAGACCCGCAAGATCGACCCGATATTAATGGATCAAGTAGGGGAGCAGGTGGAAAAGAGTGTGGGAACAGAGCTGTAGAAAGGAAAGAACAACATTTCGTGGATGAAACAGTACGAAGATTGAGAGAGATTCGACTCAGGCAGCACACAGGGAAGTACAATACTAAAGAAAAGCCGTGTTGGTGCTCATGTTTGGCTGCTTAAGACGCTGATAGATGTTGTTCTCGTGATTTCAATACTGTGACTGTTCTACCCCCTTCCGTGGTAAACCGGGTGGAATTGCTTGGAATAAGCCAAGACTGTtctatcaaaaacaaaaagaaaaagatcaaTTGAGTGAAGTTGACTGTGCAGTAAATCTGTGTAGGGACTAAAATCTGTGTTTATAACAGGTTGTGCTGAAGACTGATGTTCTGGGGCTAGAGTGTGTGTCGGGATCAGCGTTGCTGGCACCTGGAACTGTTACTGCTGCACGGGAGAAACTGTGAaatattttaaagatgtttttttctgtACTAAATAAAGCTTATTTTATGATTGTATCTTGTGTGGAGTGTGTTGTGGTCCTGggattaaaaaaagaagctgcaaAGAAGGATTTGGATGaaagtttattaaatattaaatctaATTACGAAAGTATATTCATATTTCGGGACCTGGTGCCCATATattccaccaggtggcgtagtttGGCTACCTTTAGTAATTAAAATAACTATACTTGCCTTTGACTTAATTGTCCTCTGTGACATAAATAACAGCGGCGTGTATCGCTCGGTATTTGTAAGTCCCCGgatttgacccgtaaccaaaagtccagttttacacaccaacactaaacacaaacacagttcctagtgacagtgaataagtgcaagtggtatATTACTGTTCTCCGTGAAAGGCAGGAGTGAAAgcgatgtccgggtttatgctggctttcgctacagctccggatcgtgctactggtagtctattaaaaaaaaaaacatacgatAGTTCACAAACACAAGataactcacggttcacgatactgcaacacagaTTCCTTGTAGGCTTAAAACACTAACAATTTACCATGGAACAGATCACTTTCACTACGCCCCCCTGTTtgtaccctcgctcatgacccctaggttaacgagcacatccgctcctaCAATCCTCGGATGCCAAGCCGTTTCGtgtccgagtcattgagtttgggtaccgtagctccatcCCTTCCTAAATGGCCGACATCCACCTACCCTAAGAAATAAATTGTCGTGACAAAGTTAAGGGTACTCCTGTTCATTTTatatgccctcacaggtcgggagggagatctaacaccaagaatcatttgatctctgtcacaagtgccatgcctatttaaaaaaataaaaataaataaaaaagagaagaATTATCTTGTTGTCGCGTACATTCCGAATTATCACTCATTTCTTGTTAGTATctcgttacctttccaacacacacacacacacaagtatataaaataaaacttataccaagtacaagttttactaatTAAATAGGTATGCGTAACTTCAgaaagttttatttaattaaagtagtCTATAAATGCATGTGGAACTTGTGGGAACGGTGGGGTTAcactacaataaaatacaaaacggTATGAGACTTAGGGCTATATGAATATAAGACTGAGAACAGGGGGATATGAAAAATACATATGAGGTTCCTGAGCGGCTTCATGCACTGACAGTTCTATAGGCGGAGTACCAGGCTGAGCATCctaatgttcctgtacacatctgccagtccctataccctgcctctgctccgagaagccagtgactgctgATCTGcaaacaaaagtctttatttaaagcgATGTGGTtcatttatgttgtttgttacTATATCCATTACTTACTGCACAATATGccaattgatgctaacaattcattccagttctgtgcggtggaagaagaggtggagctctgttgttcctgggacatcttaaaaaaaatatatagaaagaaAATACGACGACTACTAATACTAAATGAGGCTAAAAGTCTGGTTAGTTGTGCTTAACGTGCATTTAtccaaatattaataatatgctATACGAGAGTTTTACATTTGTAGCGTCTTTTGCGTTCTttcttgtctctgtgtgtgtgtgtggtttggtacggctttgctgaggaataacgTGACATTCCGCTAGttaaacgggatcttgactgctgaaacctcgtgagacacaagcacgattcctgctccggtttacatgatTTTTTACAGCTaattttatcgtgagaaagcgattgaccctgccttTAATGTCGCGCTGCCAAACGGACTTACTTTTGCTGTTTCAACAATTATTTTTTCAACAATacatgtgttataatagtgatagtttattttgatgttcagtgtgtgtgtgtgtatatatatatatatatatatatatatatatatatatatatatatatatatatatatatatatatatatatatatatatatatatatatatatatataaaccaaagCTGTAACAGGTGCTTATACAGCTTCAAGGGGTAAAATTATTCCGATGGTGCTATGACCCCAAACCGGctacgccaccttgtgtttaAAGAGGGCAAGGTCCTCTGGTGTACCTTTGAATTTACTTTGGAGTTCCCACTGCTAAGATTCTTTAATTGGGTAAGCAACCGTATAGAGCGCACCATGCAAAAATTGAATTgtcaaaacaatgtatttattttaaaggaaacacTTAAATACCGCAATATAACTGTGCAATATTCAGCAATAGCTAACAAATAGCCAGTTAACAGAAAGTTTTTAATGGATTTCAAATGTTCCATATAAAGTCAATCTATATCAGTATTGTATTACACTCAgctaaacaattatacaaaagtGGAGAAAATTCTAAATGCAGCTAACAGAAATAAATCCACACAAACCATTAATAAATGTGAAACCCAATACAACGTGGAGCACGAATCCAAATGAAATCAAACAGAACAATCCGACACAGGACAAAGCAATATTCAAATCAAAGgagcaatacaaatcaaattcCAAACGTGCAATCTACCAGATATTATAGCACAGAATCTCCAATCCTTTACGAACAGTTTTGTTAAAGTATAAATCAGTTTTATATGTAATAgcgtttattatatatatatatatatatatatatatatatatatatatatatatataagcaaacaCACTAGTTTAAAAATAGCATTTAATCGACAAAAACGTATCTTTAGAATTGAATATCTGTTATAAAACATATTGCACATTATCCACAGTAAATGCACAACGTCTGAATAGATCACAGTTTAAAATACACGGCACGTAATATACCAAGGGGGTGATAGTTTAAAGACCATCTACTATACAAACCAAAACAACTTCCAGCCAAaccatacagtacagtgcaatgcAGAACGAGCACTTACTAATAAGCACTCCGCAGAGCGAAGAGCGAGCAATACCATAAATAAAGAATACGCACACATGAAATACTCGTCTCGCAAGACAGGGCTTACCACTAACGGGAACCAAACAGCAACGCCTCGGGTGCGGTGCTGCAGCTCACAAGACGCTCCTCAGCTGGATGTCGGTTTAGTTAGAGTAGCATTCTCTCGGCacgaaaattaaacaaaaagtacACGCACATGCATACCATTAGCacattttaacaggaaagcatttttttcaTGCAAGCAGAGAGGGTGCTCACGCTTACAAGGTCAAGAATATTACCTAGCTGTCACCCATACCTGCCTGACCTCCTGGTTTTCTATTGAGTCTCAAGGTCTCCGGGATCTGTCAACGATCTCCAGGTAACTGAACTTCTTATCGGTGACCAGAATTCAATGAATTCaataccagtccccatatttcacttaaAGCCGGAGGGTTCCAATTCAATAAAAAGTCCCTCCCtgctagcgctatcattggctgcttcaaggttttaaaaaacaaatgacaaatgGAGCATGATAGGTGGATTCACTCCAGTTCATAATCATGACATCAATCATGTTCATTTAATggacacttgaaacaaccaatgacaGCAGGAatttcgatatatatatatatatatatatatatatatatatatatatatatatatatatatatatatatatatatataccccctcagttatatccttctgTAAATACTGTTGTGCTGTAAAGCTAGCGTGTTCAACGGCACTAACAAAGTGAAGAAGTGTTTCatgttttgcttttgaatccccagggctggTGGTATTGAAATAAACCCAGAATGCGAGATGATTTGTTAcacattgtaataaccagcaatgcAGTCTATTGCTGTTGTCTTTGACATGGTCAAGCAGTGCTGCTTGTCAGCGTGGGTTTCCACATGTCAACATTTTAACCAGCCTCACGCCTTCCTGCCGTGATGCACGATGACACTGGACCCTTTGATCCTGAACACAGAATCCTtaacaggggtgcaaatcgttttgaaaattgctgctaaacttttttaaaatgttagcaccagagagcctactggtgctaaattattaaataccGCCCAAATCAAGCCACCTTCACAACTTCTCACACGACACACAcgttctctcctgtgtatgtgagTAGTCCAGATCCAAGCAGAcgctatcatcatctatggttgctaacaaATActacatcatcataataataataataactggctccACAATGTAATGTCGCTTgcactatatgaggtaccctggtgctagGAATCCAGCTCCAAATCTGCACCTCTGATCCTTTATATACTAATTGTATGAACTGTCGGAGGCAGTTTCAGGCATTTCGAAAAAAGACTGAATAAAACAGGTAAATTGTGTAATGGGATGCTCCTGAAATCAGTCATTTCGCGAAATGCCTGAAAGTTTTAGACATTTCGCGAAAGTCTCATTTCACAGTGTTCCTCTAACATTATATATGTGTGGTAGTTGTTAGAAAAATTCTATcgcctaaaataaataaagtactttcttcaacGGATGGTAAACACAGTTAGAGAATGATCGGATatattgcttaaaacacaaacataccGAGACATCACCTATGTCTTAAGATGCCTTGAGACATGAAAGTGTCAATTTCAAGACACCCAGACGAAGTTCATTGTACAACTGTAGTGTTTTACGACATTTCATTAAGAAAAGACCATGTCTTGAAGAAACTCTCATATCCAATatgacttattttgtatttattgtagatATCTCAATTGTACAAATTGTGCTGAACATTTAACTGAATGTAACTTTCCCTTTAAAAGTAGCAAACTTTCACTTTcacttttcaaatgtattttctattcttttagcacacactttaaaatacagaaacaaacttATTTATGCTTTATCCCATGCTTCGGGGCGGAGCGGTCAGAATTCACAGTTAGGAACTACTGGTTTGAAAATGCATCAACATTCTCAGATCTGAACGACTGAAGCCTGATTTTTCCTGGCCCGCTAAACTACACCTATAATACCTACgatatattttctaaatgtcCTCATGTACTTACCGTTTTgtgaaatgtgtattaatattaaATACTGTGTGAAATATTTAATAATCTTAGGTACTAGAAACAGTGTTCGAGTTATGTGACGTTATGCAAGGTTGAGATCATACCATTAACAAGTCAGCGGACCCGTACCAGTGGAGAGtgcattattactattactatacaTTTGACTGAAGGATTATCCAAAACTGCACACAATTATAATCCAATAAAGATCGAGTGAGTGACTTCATCGATTCATGAAGTAATCCTGCATGCTTGGGCAGGTATTGTATGTTTTGTACTGCCTCGCAGGCAGGGTTTACAGGGTGACTGGGTTTACAAGCACTTGAAAATGTGTCCGGTTAATGTTAgctaagagcagagatgagtggtttgtTTTTGGCcggggataaataaaatagtgtatagcaacaccattaaaaatgtattttaatgctaaaaacgttaggttacttccataaccctggttccctgaaaaagaattcgaccaccaatgacattacgtatgggatatgcctgcccattgggtaggtatcgctgagctctctataccagagctgctgataggccccatCCTGGGATGATTCACTCGGTCCTGcacaccgaggggataaaactctcacccaaaggaagccatttctctttttccatcgaacccgtgagggcgacctaTGCGAgctcgcggttggtggtcgtcttctctttcagggaaccagggttacagtaagtaacctaacgttccctttcaattcaaagacgaccaccaagaccTTACGTATgtgataatgtataccagagccgtcgtgagggagaaggaacggcagcatattattattattattattattattattattattattattattattattattatttatttcttagcagacacccttatccagggcgacttacagtcgtaaacaaaagtacatttcaagaatcacagtagaagtattaatacaattaagagcaagataaagtACAATGaatttggttctagcaagtacaggtatatgacaaaatacaattcaataacggagaagataacagtgatagttacatcaggatataattaaatacaaaatactaagattaaataacacttgtggcagattacagtactctaaagtacaggattaaatgcagtaaaatagggggcagataagagcaagtaaagtgcatttaaggaagagtgataaagtgtccagagggaaaagaggagttctacaggtgctatctgaagaggtgagtatgaggaggcgccggaaggtggtcagggactgaccaccctcaaggacccttgtgcctaatgaaggcaggttAGGGTCTTCCACATTAatacggtagaacctggagaaggtatgcggcgtagcccagctagctgcagtacaaatatcagacattgaGGCACCTTTgaaaagggcccaagatgtagccaaccctctagtggagtgtgcggctaccctaccaggtggggcaagccagcaccattatacgcagtcaagactgtgtccacagtccaatgtgacagacgctacTTAGAGAGGGCCTGTCCTAGAGTCCGTGTCccatgacagatgaagagctggtcagattgacgcagagctcttgtcctatgcacagAGCATTTCaatgcaatccagtgtgacagacgctgcttagaaaggggctgtcctagggtccgtgtcccgtgacagatgaagagctggtcagattgacgcagagctcttgtcctatgcacggaGCATCTCaatgcaatccagtgtgacagacgctgcttaaggaggggctgtcctagggtctgtgtcccgtgacagacgaagagctggtcagattgttGTTCTCTGCAAGTAGgatctcaatgcctgcactgggcagaggaaatttaatCTCCCTTCGTCCATTGAAGcaaatggaggtggatggaaggactccagttccacagactgattaaagtgaaaggctgtgatcaccttggggaggaaagcctGGTTTGTGCACAGACACCCTGCTGCCGTCctcccaaatatgcatacaggagctgtgcacagacagtgcctgcagctcactgacccgcttagcagaggtgaggAAGGCTCTCTTCATAGACAGGTAATTCAGCTCTATGGAGGGTAAGGGCTCaaagggccttcgtgagagcctctagtacaatattaaggATCCATTTGGGGGggacagtcctcctaggagggcgtaatcaccgtgtgcctttaaggaaatgggtagccTAAAACTGTGCGCTCAGAGACACtgaatctatgggggcatggctaacagagatagccgctaaatacaccttcaatgtggaaggtgacctaccagcattaagcagttcttgcagaaactgtaagatgactggcatagggcaagatatgggcTCATGTCTtatagccagacaccaagcctaGAAatcatttccattacacgagagtagatgttaaaacttcatgctgatttgaactcggctctcgccaagataagcatcaactaagacgtagctttacagtaaactaatgtgatccataggtgtctccatccatttgcgtttccttccatatgatgatgtagatgtcCTTCTGTCtgttgttgatggctgaagtgtaatgctggctccagggatcagcttattttgcctccctagcgcatcagtacacacaacggctgcgatgctggctccggagaTCAACCACAGtacggtctccccagtgcatcagcacgacaaccgtctggattgagctatgtagggtacatctctggggtcttcaagtgggcaccttccatcctcggtgtttcgtcgactagcccacgacacctcaagagggcttgacggcatcccagcatcacccccattcaactcagcccagcttacttacccgtacatcagcgtttatttgtttctattgtgcttgaggtccccagccagaatctttccgtctcaaccacaaccagttgctgctcctctcttggctactgaatccgacgtctctgggaaaccgggttgtagagtgtgccacaaatcctcgacaactcaCCTCcattgggtaaacccggactctccatcctcgctgttctgcttcagtggctagttgagcataccgcagtttcttcctctcatatgcctcatctacagcatcctcccatggcactgttaactctaccaggtgaacaaggcgtgctgatccggaccacaagacaatatctggtcgaaggttagtggtggcaatctcaggtggaaaaataagccgttgaccaacatctgccagcattttccagtctctagcagcttcctgttgtcctgggcgaggattggttttaacaccttttcttggtggttgctctcctgaacggaggaatgttgtcttttgcgtgtaatgttttgatggaacaggtggcaacttagaAATACTTCCAATTATAggtgtacaaagacctagtggagtctgccctagtgctctgcaacgtacccacaaccTCATCTGATAGCCCTATGGCTAACCAGCGGtacctttcaggggc
This DNA window, taken from Acipenser ruthenus chromosome 35, fAciRut3.2 maternal haplotype, whole genome shotgun sequence, encodes the following:
- the LOC117395366 gene encoding DELTA-stichotoxin-Hcr4a-like gives rise to the protein MAAGFRALTAEEISKNIQTNRNITISIENNCDFCLTNPRTYTFSGYNVDPPQPTINAKTTAVCSFSKTSFTACGAVGVLTYDVIKNNDPVECIAMMFSVPFDYNLYKNLFAIGSFSVGTSCDNALYIRMYQEWVDGFIRGQATDGIIKFIGKAIEIKATMSPAGRSIMKIEVWNKPLCA